From Syntrophales bacterium, one genomic window encodes:
- a CDS encoding type II toxin-antitoxin system VapC family toxin translates to MIALDTNVWVRYVTNDEPDQAKRALAVLAGEEEIFVAKTTLLELEWVLRAAYELSAAAIIRALQQILGLPNVQAEMPDQLEKAIDYYEKGIAFADALHLASSPEGVSFYTFDIAFIKRARSLKAPVKAL, encoded by the coding sequence GTCCGTTACGTTACCAACGACGAACCCGATCAGGCCAAGCGGGCCTTGGCTGTTTTGGCCGGAGAAGAGGAAATCTTTGTCGCAAAAACAACGCTCCTTGAGCTGGAGTGGGTTCTGCGCGCCGCCTATGAGCTCTCCGCGGCGGCCATCATTCGGGCCTTGCAGCAGATCCTCGGCTTGCCCAACGTGCAGGCAGAAATGCCGGATCAACTGGAGAAAGCGATCGATTATTATGAAAAGGGGATCGCTTTCGCCGACGCCCTGCATCTGGCATCGAGTCCGGAAGGCGTATCTTTTTATACCTTCGATATCGCCTTCATCAAACGCGCTCGCTCACTTAAAGCCCCTGTGAAAGCTTTGTGA